A single window of Priestia filamentosa DNA harbors:
- the resA gene encoding thiol-disulfide oxidoreductase ResA has translation MKKKKRRLLVRTIILSILFSAVGYTMYAQFFAEKEKVVVGEKAPDFVLEDLNGEKHKLSDYEGKGVFLNFWGTWCKPCAKEMPVMQNQYEQFKDKGVEILAVNADETELAVNRFSKSYGLTFPVMIDDGGEVQTAYDIGPLPTTILIDSKGEIVDIFEGGLDEQKIKEYMDNIKP, from the coding sequence ATGAAAAAGAAAAAAAGACGTCTCCTCGTTCGAACGATTATTTTGTCCATCTTGTTTAGTGCTGTTGGCTATACAATGTACGCTCAATTTTTTGCTGAAAAAGAGAAAGTTGTGGTTGGGGAAAAAGCGCCTGACTTTGTCCTAGAAGATTTAAACGGAGAAAAACATAAGCTTTCAGATTATGAAGGAAAAGGCGTTTTCTTAAACTTTTGGGGAACGTGGTGCAAGCCTTGTGCAAAAGAAATGCCCGTGATGCAAAATCAGTATGAGCAGTTTAAAGACAAAGGAGTCGAAATCCTAGCTGTAAATGCAGATGAGACTGAGCTTGCTGTTAATCGATTTTCGAAAAGTTATGGGCTTACATTTCCTGTGATGATTGATGATGGTGGAGAAGTGCAGACCGCATATGATATTGGCCCTTTGCCAACAACTATTTTAATAGATTCCAAAGGGGAGATTGTTGATATTTTTGAAGGTGGACTTGATGAACAAAAAATCAAGGAATATATGGATAACATAAAGCCATAG
- the resB gene encoding cytochrome c biogenesis protein ResB, translating to MKEVKCECGHVNPHGTILCEACGKPTNGENSKKLLDMRYEGSARRSQTYNKTVIDHIWNFFSSVKVGIWLIVLTLIASAFGTIYPQEAYIPINADPSTYYEEQYGTLGALYYQLGFHNLYSSWWYLLLIASIGISLVICSLDRVIPLHRALKKQRVTRHESFLQRQRFFSVTENPLESDINKVEERLKKRGYRVKKEEGNLLGEKGRFSRWGPYVNHIGLIIFLIGAMLRVVPGMYIDKTMWLREGETKAIPGTNGEYFLENNQFIYEEYGKDSDEVFQKTIDRVGAVAKNYQTDVTLYKGQEGKIAGEDQKLVKQKDFPIKVNEPLKFDGYAVYQVDYRLNELSEMKLSLDDKQSGESFGTISIDLHNPKDTYKLKDGYRVEILSYFPDFYFNEEGDPDTKTKTPSNPAFVFKMFTPDRQEGETSFVAIRQNVEPLGENKYKMTFAGIDTKNVTGLTIHKDSTLWVLGLGGLIFMIGVIQGMYWNHRRIWVRHTAQGLFIASHTNKNWFGLKRELEKVIEGTAIVMPEDQQEKKKGGDKA from the coding sequence ATGAAAGAAGTGAAATGTGAATGTGGCCATGTAAATCCACACGGAACAATTTTATGTGAAGCATGTGGAAAACCAACAAATGGTGAGAATTCTAAAAAGCTGTTAGATATGAGGTATGAAGGAAGTGCGAGAAGATCGCAGACGTATAACAAAACAGTAATTGATCATATCTGGAACTTCTTCTCGTCTGTAAAAGTAGGAATATGGCTTATTGTTTTAACCCTTATTGCCTCAGCTTTTGGAACGATTTATCCTCAGGAAGCGTACATTCCGATTAATGCAGATCCTTCGACTTATTATGAAGAACAATACGGAACACTTGGTGCTCTTTACTATCAGCTTGGTTTTCACAATTTATACAGCTCATGGTGGTATCTACTTCTTATTGCTTCAATAGGGATTTCCCTTGTTATTTGTAGTCTAGACCGAGTCATTCCCCTTCATCGAGCATTGAAAAAGCAGCGTGTTACCCGACATGAATCTTTTTTACAACGACAGCGTTTTTTTAGTGTAACCGAAAATCCGCTAGAATCCGATATTAATAAGGTAGAAGAACGGTTGAAAAAGAGAGGATACAGAGTTAAAAAAGAAGAAGGCAACTTGTTAGGTGAGAAAGGGCGTTTTTCAAGGTGGGGTCCTTATGTTAATCATATTGGACTTATTATCTTTCTTATTGGAGCAATGCTTAGAGTTGTTCCAGGGATGTATATTGATAAAACAATGTGGCTTCGTGAAGGAGAAACAAAGGCCATTCCTGGTACAAATGGGGAGTATTTTTTGGAAAATAATCAATTTATCTATGAGGAGTATGGAAAAGATTCTGATGAAGTATTTCAAAAAACAATTGATCGCGTAGGAGCGGTAGCTAAAAACTATCAAACAGACGTAACCCTTTATAAAGGACAAGAAGGGAAGATTGCGGGAGAAGATCAGAAACTTGTAAAACAAAAAGACTTTCCTATCAAAGTGAATGAGCCTTTAAAATTCGATGGGTATGCTGTTTATCAAGTTGATTACCGGTTAAATGAGCTAAGTGAAATGAAGCTATCGTTAGACGACAAACAAAGTGGAGAAAGCTTTGGCACAATCTCTATTGATTTACATAATCCAAAAGATACGTATAAGCTAAAAGACGGCTATAGAGTAGAGATTTTAAGCTATTTTCCTGATTTTTATTTTAATGAAGAAGGAGATCCTGATACAAAAACGAAAACTCCTTCAAATCCGGCTTTTGTGTTTAAAATGTTTACCCCAGATCGACAGGAGGGAGAAACAAGTTTTGTAGCCATTAGGCAAAATGTCGAACCTCTAGGAGAGAATAAGTATAAGATGACGTTTGCGGGAATTGATACAAAAAATGTGACAGGGCTTACTATTCATAAAGACTCTACCCTTTGGGTACTAGGACTAGGTGGATTAATCTTTATGATTGGGGTTATTCAAGGTATGTATTGGAATCATCGTCGTATTTGGGTTCGACATACAGCTCAAGGGTTATTTATCGCAAGTCATACAAACAAAAACTGGTTTGGACTAAAACGAGAGCTTGAAAAAGTAATAGAAGGAACAGCAATTGTGATGCCAGAGGATCAGCAAGAAAAGAAAAAGGGAGGGGATAAAGCATGA
- the ccsB gene encoding c-type cytochrome biogenesis protein CcsB, with protein MNLVSLSGNLLYTAFIVYLIATLFFGGAIKSKKVERNKEKNKFATFGISLAIVGFVAQAGYFVTRWIAAGHVPVSNLFEFMTFFSLMLVGAFILLYFMYRLSSLGVFTLPIALLLIAYASMFPRDISPLIPALQSHWLYIHVTTTALGQAILAVSFAAGLIYLIKEVDQTKRGKRTFWLEVVLYSLVTTLAFVIITSSFRIADYEATFSWVDKHGEKAEAVYHLPALVGPNEHELVTEGKLSPFVEVPALINAAKLNTCIWSIIGGLILYVVLRLVLRRRLGEALKPLVRNANSELVDEISYRSVAIGFPVFTLGALIFAMIWAQIAWTRFWGWDPKEVWALITWLFYAAFLHLRLSKGWHGEKSAWLAVIGFAIIMFNLIAVNLILAGLHSYA; from the coding sequence ATGAACTTAGTTAGTTTAAGTGGAAACTTACTTTATACAGCTTTTATCGTCTACTTAATTGCAACGCTTTTTTTCGGGGGAGCGATCAAATCAAAAAAAGTAGAGCGCAACAAGGAAAAAAATAAATTCGCAACATTTGGTATTTCGTTAGCGATTGTAGGGTTTGTCGCACAAGCAGGTTATTTTGTTACCCGATGGATTGCAGCCGGACACGTTCCTGTGAGTAATTTATTCGAATTTATGACGTTTTTCTCACTTATGCTTGTTGGGGCATTTATTTTGCTATACTTTATGTATAGATTAAGTTCACTTGGGGTTTTTACCCTTCCTATCGCCCTTTTACTAATTGCATATGCAAGCATGTTCCCACGTGATATTTCACCTCTTATCCCTGCGTTGCAAAGTCACTGGCTTTATATTCATGTTACAACAACAGCGCTTGGTCAAGCCATTTTAGCCGTTAGCTTTGCAGCAGGCCTTATCTATTTAATTAAGGAAGTTGATCAAACTAAAAGAGGGAAGAGGACGTTTTGGCTTGAAGTTGTGTTGTATAGCCTTGTTACAACCCTCGCATTCGTCATTATTACCTCATCTTTTCGAATTGCAGATTATGAAGCAACGTTTTCATGGGTTGATAAGCATGGTGAGAAAGCAGAAGCTGTGTATCATCTTCCAGCACTTGTTGGACCAAACGAACATGAGCTTGTAACAGAAGGAAAACTGAGCCCATTTGTAGAGGTGCCTGCACTTATTAACGCAGCTAAACTTAATACATGCATTTGGTCCATCATTGGCGGCTTGATTCTCTATGTAGTATTACGATTGGTTTTACGCAGAAGGCTTGGAGAAGCTTTAAAACCGCTTGTACGAAATGCAAATTCAGAGTTAGTAGATGAAATTAGCTACCGCTCTGTAGCAATTGGGTTTCCGGTATTCACTCTTGGTGCTCTTATTTTCGCGATGATATGGGCTCAAATAGCGTGGACAAGATTTTGGGGATGGGATCCAAAAGAAGTTTGGGCTCTTATCACATGGCTCTTTTATGCAGCGTTTTTACATCTCCGTCTTTCAAAAGGATGGCATGGTGAAAAATCAGCATGGCTTGCTGTGATAGGATTTGCCATTATTATGTTTAACCTTATTGCTGTTAACTTAATTTTAGCAGGGCTTCATTCATATGCTTAA
- a CDS encoding response regulator transcription factor: MDVAARILIVDDEERIRRLLKMYLEREGYAIDEASNGDDAVAKALETDYDMILLDIMMPGKDGLEVCRIVREKKSTPIAMLTAKGEEANRVQGFEIGADDYIVKPFSPREVVLRVKALLRRSSQTSYLTTETKAKDLLVFPHLTIDNDAHRVTAEGKEVSLTPKEYELLCFLAKSPDKVYDREHLLREVWHYDFFGDLRTVDTHVKRLREKLNRKSEKAASMIVTVWGVGYKFEVGNE; encoded by the coding sequence ATGGACGTAGCTGCACGAATTTTAATCGTAGATGATGAAGAAAGAATTAGAAGACTATTGAAAATGTATCTAGAGCGTGAAGGGTATGCTATTGATGAAGCTTCTAATGGGGATGATGCAGTAGCAAAAGCGCTCGAGACAGACTATGACATGATTTTGCTTGATATCATGATGCCTGGAAAAGACGGACTTGAAGTATGCAGAATTGTAAGAGAGAAAAAATCCACGCCAATTGCAATGCTAACAGCCAAAGGGGAAGAAGCAAACCGTGTCCAAGGATTCGAAATTGGAGCAGATGACTATATTGTAAAACCATTCAGTCCACGTGAAGTTGTGCTTCGCGTAAAAGCTCTTCTGCGCCGCTCTTCTCAAACGTCATATTTAACAACGGAAACAAAAGCAAAAGACTTGCTTGTATTCCCACACCTTACAATTGATAATGATGCCCATCGGGTTACAGCTGAAGGAAAAGAAGTAAGCTTAACACCAAAAGAATACGAGCTTCTTTGTTTCCTCGCGAAATCTCCAGACAAAGTATACGATCGGGAGCATCTTCTTCGTGAAGTATGGCATTATGACTTTTTTGGAGATTTGAGAACGGTTGATACACATGTAAAGAGACTCCGTGAAAAATTGAACCGAAAATCAGAAAAGGCAGCAAGTATGATTGTGACGGTATGGGGAGTTGGCTACAAGTTTGAGGTTGGCAATGAATGA
- a CDS encoding ATP-binding protein — protein MRLWRSVVGKLWITIILLLSVVLFILTILLLEFFENYIVDQAEEDLNSTSKQVAHFVEEMEDGDLALKATWNLIDDANIIVQKGNEYSFSPNIREDKKQIEKFLKEDSYFKNSANGTKMRKKETTLNLSKEGQSDQIYIVSMPFTMSSGEKGAVYLYQPLSYLQEPSRQTTKFILLAAGIAIILTTIFAFFLSTRITAPLRKMKQAAFEVTKGNFDTKVPILTYDEIGELAIAFNQMGRQLKYNLNALNQEKEQLSSILSSMADGVITFSRNGTILITNPPAEQFLQASLYEQKIDITNASGLSSKVQRLLEEVVQTEQEQVTEMTVQGRTWVILMSPLYNQTKIRGAVAVIRDMTEERRLDKLRQDFVANVSHELRTPISMLQGYSEAIVDDIASTEEEMKEIAKVIHDESLRMGRLVNELLDLARMEAGHIRLSIDEVDIESFTERVLRKFQGVAKEENIALHLSLESLQRQEVKIDADKLEQVLTNLIDNAIRHTQGEGAVTLEVESLPSALSLKVQDTGAGIAEEDLPFVFERFYKGDKARTRGKAGTGLGLAIAKNIVEAHEGTIRVHSTLGKGTTFSIRLPQ, from the coding sequence ATGAGACTTTGGCGAAGTGTTGTAGGGAAGCTTTGGATTACAATCATTCTGCTTCTTTCTGTCGTTTTATTCATTCTAACTATTTTACTTCTTGAGTTTTTCGAAAACTATATTGTTGATCAAGCTGAAGAGGATTTGAATAGTACGAGCAAGCAAGTTGCTCATTTTGTAGAAGAAATGGAAGATGGAGATTTAGCTTTAAAGGCAACATGGAATCTCATTGATGATGCAAATATTATCGTGCAAAAAGGAAATGAATATAGCTTTTCACCGAATATTCGAGAAGACAAAAAGCAGATTGAGAAATTCTTAAAAGAAGACAGCTATTTCAAAAACAGTGCAAATGGAACAAAGATGAGGAAAAAAGAAACAACCCTAAACCTTTCAAAAGAAGGGCAATCAGATCAAATCTACATCGTTTCAATGCCGTTTACGATGTCTTCTGGAGAGAAAGGAGCCGTATATTTATATCAGCCTCTTTCTTATCTCCAAGAGCCTTCTCGTCAAACAACAAAATTTATTCTTTTAGCAGCTGGGATTGCTATTATTTTAACGACAATTTTTGCCTTCTTCCTTTCTACAAGAATTACAGCCCCTCTTCGTAAAATGAAACAAGCTGCATTTGAAGTAACGAAAGGAAACTTTGATACAAAAGTTCCTATTTTAACGTATGACGAAATTGGAGAGCTCGCTATTGCTTTCAATCAAATGGGACGTCAGCTTAAATATAATTTAAATGCACTGAATCAAGAAAAAGAACAACTTTCAAGTATTTTAAGCAGCATGGCAGATGGAGTTATTACCTTTAGCCGGAATGGCACTATTCTTATTACAAATCCACCTGCCGAACAGTTTTTGCAAGCTTCTCTCTATGAACAAAAAATCGATATTACAAATGCATCAGGTCTTTCATCAAAAGTGCAGCGTTTGTTAGAAGAAGTTGTTCAAACAGAGCAGGAGCAAGTAACTGAGATGACAGTACAAGGAAGAACATGGGTTATCCTAATGTCTCCACTGTATAATCAAACAAAAATACGTGGAGCTGTTGCTGTTATCAGGGATATGACAGAAGAGCGCAGACTTGATAAGCTTCGTCAAGATTTCGTTGCTAATGTTTCGCATGAATTAAGAACACCGATATCAATGCTGCAAGGCTACAGTGAAGCAATTGTTGATGATATTGCTTCAACAGAAGAAGAAATGAAAGAAATTGCAAAGGTTATTCATGATGAATCATTAAGAATGGGTCGCCTTGTAAATGAACTGTTAGATTTAGCCAGAATGGAAGCAGGTCATATTAGACTTTCAATTGATGAAGTAGACATTGAATCGTTTACAGAACGGGTGCTTCGGAAGTTTCAGGGGGTTGCAAAAGAAGAGAATATCGCGCTTCATTTATCGTTAGAATCGCTTCAAAGACAAGAAGTGAAAATTGATGCGGACAAGCTAGAGCAAGTCTTAACAAACCTTATTGATAATGCTATTCGTCATACACAGGGAGAAGGAGCTGTAACATTAGAAGTCGAAAGTTTACCTAGCGCCCTTTCTCTTAAAGTACAGGACACAGGAGCAGGTATTGCTGAAGAAGATTTGCCATTTGTTTTTGAACGCTTTTATAAAGGAGACAAAGCAAGGACAAGAGGAAAAGCAGGAACTGGTCTTGGACTTGCAATTGCTAAAAATATTGTTGAAGCTCATGAGGGAACAATCCGTGTTCATAGTACATTAGGAAAAGGCACAACATTTTCAATTCGACTGCCACAATAG
- a CDS encoding sigma-70 family RNA polymerase sigma factor, translating into MNTVLERLYITYHQDLLRFLGYTVKNREKAEDLAQEVYIRVLKSCSKFEGNCSEKTWLFTIAKNIAIDYFRKEKGLKECCLLSSWRKHICCEESPSPEEHALVKEEVQQLYERLRACKNDFQLVLLCRFIRGLSVGQTAHFLGWSESKVKTTQHRALKALRAEMIGGRKRNISVKYS; encoded by the coding sequence ATGAACACTGTACTTGAGCGGCTCTATATAACATATCATCAAGATTTGCTTCGATTTTTAGGATATACAGTTAAAAATCGAGAGAAAGCAGAAGACTTAGCGCAGGAAGTATATATACGTGTTTTGAAATCTTGCAGTAAATTTGAAGGAAATTGTAGTGAAAAGACTTGGCTTTTTACAATTGCTAAAAATATTGCAATAGACTATTTTAGAAAAGAAAAAGGTTTAAAAGAGTGTTGTCTTTTATCAAGTTGGCGGAAGCACATTTGTTGTGAAGAATCTCCTTCTCCAGAAGAACATGCCCTCGTTAAAGAAGAGGTACAGCAGTTATATGAAAGGCTCAGGGCGTGCAAAAATGATTTTCAGCTTGTTTTACTTTGTCGTTTTATTCGTGGATTATCTGTTGGACAGACTGCTCATTTTTTAGGGTGGTCAGAAAGTAAAGTGAAAACAACGCAGCATCGAGCCCTTAAAGCCTTAAGGGCAGAAATGATTGGAGGAAGAAAGCGAAATATAAGCGTCAAATACAGTTAA
- a CDS encoding peptidoglycan DD-metalloendopeptidase family protein: MKARIFGIITIVAFIVGSGSVQGNAEEAEQWIWPTEGILTDLFGTRHAKHYGIDIAAPIGTNVETVADGKVTKSYPSSTYGNVVFIKQNNGYEAVYAHLHKRLVKQGDTVRKGQIIGEVGSTGRSSGSHLHFEVHKGNWNEHKTNAVDPLPLLDEEKLYAYLRGGVTREVFQSVYGETTNDGKVKTTVQKGDTLSNIAEKYGVSVSTLQAWNNLNETTIYAGEKLIVRQ; encoded by the coding sequence ATGAAAGCACGCATATTTGGAATTATAACAATAGTCGCTTTTATAGTTGGAAGCGGGTCTGTCCAGGGAAATGCTGAAGAAGCCGAACAGTGGATTTGGCCAACTGAAGGAATATTAACAGACTTATTTGGCACACGTCATGCTAAGCATTATGGGATTGATATTGCAGCTCCTATTGGAACAAATGTTGAAACAGTTGCAGATGGTAAAGTGACAAAATCCTATCCTTCCTCAACATATGGAAACGTTGTTTTTATTAAACAAAACAATGGATATGAAGCAGTATACGCTCATTTGCACAAGCGTCTTGTAAAGCAAGGTGACACAGTTAGAAAAGGACAAATAATTGGTGAAGTTGGAAGTACAGGCCGATCTTCGGGAAGTCATCTGCATTTTGAAGTACATAAAGGAAATTGGAATGAACATAAAACAAACGCCGTTGATCCTCTTCCTCTTCTTGATGAAGAAAAGCTCTATGCTTATTTAAGAGGAGGGGTTACAAGGGAAGTTTTTCAGTCTGTTTATGGAGAGACAACAAATGATGGAAAAGTGAAAACAACTGTTCAAAAAGGTGACACGTTATCAAATATTGCCGAGAAATACGGTGTATCAGTTTCAACTTTACAAGCGTGGAATAACTTAAATGAAACAACGATTTATGCTGGAGAAAAGCTTATCGTTCGGCAATAA
- a CDS encoding ECF transporter S component: MNKNKKTQKFVAIGMLSSIAYVLMMLNFPIPIFPSFLLIDFSELPALIAAIVFGPLAGIAVEAIKNFLYYAVQGSMTGVPVGSLANFIAGVLYIVPVALMFRKFRNRKSITLGLTVGTILTSIVMSILNYYVILPAYTWFLQAPAMSDKMLYATVTTAIFPFNIVKGAIVGVLFGLMYAKMHTWIAKRSIHPSTSVSK; the protein is encoded by the coding sequence ATGAACAAAAATAAAAAGACTCAAAAATTCGTTGCGATAGGAATGCTGAGCAGTATTGCTTATGTACTAATGATGCTTAATTTTCCTATCCCTATTTTCCCAAGCTTTTTGCTTATTGACTTCAGTGAGCTTCCTGCTCTTATTGCAGCAATTGTTTTTGGACCGCTAGCGGGAATTGCAGTTGAAGCAATTAAAAACTTTCTGTATTACGCTGTTCAAGGAAGCATGACAGGTGTTCCAGTTGGATCACTTGCTAATTTTATCGCTGGAGTTTTATATATAGTGCCTGTTGCACTTATGTTTCGCAAATTTCGCAACCGTAAAAGCATTACGCTCGGTCTTACAGTAGGAACTATTTTAACCTCAATTGTTATGAGCATTCTTAATTATTATGTTATTTTACCGGCTTACACATGGTTTTTACAAGCGCCAGCGATGTCAGATAAAATGCTTTATGCAACAGTTACAACAGCTATCTTCCCATTCAACATTGTTAAAGGTGCTATTGTCGGAGTTCTGTTTGGTCTTATGTATGCTAAGATGCATACTTGGATTGCCAAACGCTCTATTCATCCTTCAACATCTGTTTCAAAATAA
- a CDS encoding ferredoxin encodes MAKYTIVDKDTCIACGACGAAAPDIYDYDDEGIAFVTLDNNEGVVEVPEALEDDMMDAFEGCPTESIKVADDPFEGDALKYE; translated from the coding sequence ATGGCAAAGTATACGATTGTTGACAAGGACACATGTATTGCTTGTGGTGCATGTGGAGCTGCAGCACCTGATATCTACGACTACGACGACGAAGGTATTGCATTTGTAACATTAGACAACAATGAAGGCGTTGTAGAAGTACCAGAGGCACTTGAAGATGACATGATGGATGCATTTGAAGGGTGCCCAACTGAGTCTATCAAAGTAGCGGACGATCCTTTTGAAGGCGACGCTCTTAAATACGAATAG
- a CDS encoding helix-turn-helix domain-containing protein has translation MNSLHIVMLFCLQRLKEERTIYGVYHLLKGKKSAQTIQDGQIYGLSFLFQSFPYLKKPSFDSMITTLVQKEAITSKGEHVYQVTEKGHEYVQKWLTTNKLPSSLNGWQYANVTYPFWKRLLVLFQTASNLVYEEKKFVPVTRDEETLRWLKNFLVRNGQNRTELAHQLFQELKNILKETPQLNVELFVRQFSGYQYAGETNVQIAKEYNVDEHYVHLCQLATVHFIIHMLEKQKDLYKLLQGLLTDFNVVLPLTSSAKATYELMKRNKSFEDIMRIRRLKKSTIEDHLAEIALFIDDFSLSDYVTNAEQEEIKRVYLKLNTNKLKPIKDEVSSSITYFQIRLVLAHLTKERRVTWS, from the coding sequence ATGAATTCTCTTCATATTGTAATGTTATTTTGTCTTCAACGCTTGAAAGAAGAGCGTACAATATATGGGGTTTATCATTTGTTAAAAGGAAAGAAATCAGCCCAAACAATTCAAGATGGGCAAATCTACGGTTTGTCTTTTTTATTCCAATCTTTTCCTTATTTAAAAAAACCATCCTTTGATAGTATGATCACAACCTTAGTTCAAAAAGAGGCTATTACCTCCAAAGGGGAACATGTTTATCAAGTTACAGAAAAAGGGCACGAATATGTACAAAAGTGGTTAACGACTAATAAACTACCATCTTCACTGAACGGCTGGCAGTATGCCAATGTAACATACCCTTTTTGGAAACGTCTTCTTGTTCTGTTTCAAACTGCCTCAAATTTAGTTTACGAAGAGAAGAAATTTGTTCCTGTGACAAGAGATGAGGAAACGTTAAGATGGTTAAAAAACTTTCTTGTGCGAAATGGGCAAAATCGGACTGAATTAGCTCATCAACTCTTTCAAGAACTAAAAAATATTTTGAAGGAAACCCCACAGCTTAATGTGGAGCTATTTGTGCGACAGTTTTCAGGGTATCAGTATGCAGGAGAAACAAACGTTCAAATTGCGAAAGAGTATAATGTTGATGAGCATTATGTGCATCTTTGCCAACTAGCAACAGTGCATTTTATTATTCATATGTTGGAAAAGCAGAAGGATTTGTACAAGTTATTACAAGGATTACTAACCGATTTTAATGTTGTTCTTCCCTTAACATCGTCAGCTAAGGCAACATATGAACTTATGAAGAGAAACAAGTCATTTGAAGATATTATGAGAATTCGTCGTTTGAAAAAAAGTACGATTGAAGATCATTTAGCTGAAATTGCCCTTTTTATAGATGATTTTAGCCTCTCAGACTATGTAACAAATGCTGAACAAGAAGAAATTAAACGCGTCTATTTAAAGCTCAATACAAATAAATTAAAGCCTATCAAAGATGAAGTGTCATCTTCTATTACTTATTTTCAGATTAGGCTTGTGCTTGCTCATTTGACTAAAGAAAGGAGAGTCACATGGAGTTAG
- a CDS encoding RecQ family ATP-dependent DNA helicase, which produces MELEDILFKKFGYQTFKPGQKEVISSLLEGKHTIAVLPTGTGKSLCYQLTGYIINKPILIVSPLLSLMEDQVQQLKMNGEKRVIALNSFLQEKEWKKAVNELSKYKFIYASPEALQNPRTLDALKRIGIALFVVDEAHCISQWGHDFRLEYSMLGSVWEKLERPTCLALTATATEAVTKDIVAHLHLEDVTKLIYSVNRPNIGMKVERVESIEEKKEHVLRYVQKMKKPCLIYCSSRNWTENLTEYLLENGVRNVAFYHGGMPYNERILIQQQFLHDQLDVICCTSAFGMGVNKKNVRFVLHFHPPTQLESYVQEMGRSGRDGKESFSVVLYDERDDELAFHLMSSELPDRSLCYAVLSILEKYQDGTNVSLLDRDMIETYGINEVHWRFIRFHLQQNGMIKNEKLVKMNYKEEMVNNIQKAVESRLHDKEARFKEMKKFLLSKSCRRSTILDYFQNDSEPTPPLCCDICGIEEEAYEERECVNEDKKPYSWINHLSHLLGQKEEKYEHF; this is translated from the coding sequence ATGGAGTTAGAAGATATTCTTTTTAAAAAGTTTGGCTACCAAACATTTAAGCCTGGACAAAAAGAAGTGATAAGTTCTCTTCTAGAGGGAAAGCATACGATAGCTGTTTTGCCAACAGGAACAGGGAAATCGCTATGCTACCAGCTCACAGGTTATATTATCAACAAACCAATTCTTATTGTGTCTCCGCTTCTTTCCCTGATGGAAGACCAAGTTCAGCAGCTTAAAATGAATGGAGAAAAGCGCGTGATTGCTTTGAATAGCTTTTTGCAAGAAAAAGAGTGGAAAAAAGCAGTGAACGAGCTTTCAAAATATAAGTTCATTTACGCTTCTCCAGAAGCACTACAAAATCCACGAACGCTGGATGCTTTGAAACGAATTGGCATCGCTCTTTTTGTTGTTGATGAAGCACACTGTATTTCACAGTGGGGACACGATTTTAGGCTGGAATATTCAATGCTTGGATCAGTGTGGGAAAAACTTGAACGTCCAACTTGTTTAGCCCTAACAGCCACTGCAACAGAAGCGGTTACCAAGGATATTGTGGCACATTTACATTTGGAAGATGTAACAAAGCTTATTTATTCTGTGAATCGTCCTAATATTGGAATGAAAGTTGAACGAGTTGAAAGTATAGAAGAAAAAAAAGAGCATGTACTGCGTTATGTGCAAAAAATGAAAAAACCTTGCCTTATTTATTGCTCAAGCCGAAATTGGACCGAAAACTTAACAGAATATTTGCTTGAGAATGGAGTAAGGAATGTTGCTTTTTATCATGGGGGGATGCCATATAATGAGCGCATTTTGATTCAACAGCAGTTTCTTCATGATCAGCTGGATGTGATTTGTTGCACAAGTGCATTTGGTATGGGCGTAAACAAGAAAAACGTTCGGTTTGTGCTCCACTTTCACCCCCCCACACAGCTTGAAAGCTACGTTCAAGAAATGGGAAGATCAGGAAGGGATGGAAAAGAAAGTTTTTCTGTTGTTCTTTACGATGAGCGCGATGACGAGCTCGCTTTTCACCTTATGAGTAGCGAACTTCCTGACCGTTCATTATGCTATGCTGTTTTATCTATATTAGAAAAGTACCAAGATGGAACGAATGTTTCGCTACTTGATCGGGATATGATCGAGACATATGGCATCAATGAAGTTCACTGGCGTTTTATTCGTTTTCACTTGCAGCAAAATGGTATGATTAAAAATGAAAAACTAGTGAAGATGAACTATAAAGAAGAAATGGTTAACAATATCCAGAAAGCTGTTGAAAGCAGACTTCATGATAAAGAAGCTCGTTTTAAAGAGATGAAAAAGTTTCTACTTTCAAAATCATGTCGTCGTTCCACTATCCTTGATTATTTTCAGAACGATAGTGAGCCTACTCCACCATTATGTTGCGACATTTGCGGGATTGAGGAAGAAGCATATGAAGAACGTGAATGTGTGAACGAGGATAAAAAACCGTATAGTTGGATAAATCATTTATCACATCTGTTAGGACAGAAAGAGGAAAAGTATGAACACTTCTAA